Proteins from one Shewanella pealeana ATCC 700345 genomic window:
- the relA gene encoding GTP diphosphokinase codes for MVSVREAHFSDPDFQLEEWVQRYISDASEAQILLALIERVELLVGQKKDANVTVLKRAREMIEILAPLNMDIETLQAAILFVVFDAGLITQEDIEEEFGAKLAVLVSSVETMNAIGALKVDNQTRSGEPQIDNIRKMLLAMVEDVRAVVIKLAERICLLREIKNADEEVKVLVAREIADIYAPLANRLGIGQLKWELEDISFRYLHPQTYKDIAKQLDGKRLDRETFIDDFVSQLQARLDKDLIRAKVYGRPKHIYSIWKKMKGKQLKFDELFDVRAVRIVTDRLQDCYGALGVVHTLWHHIPREFDDYVANPKPNGYQSIHTVVVGPEDKTVEIQIRTEQMHEDAELGVAAHWKYKEGSASGKQSGYEEKINWLRKILQWQEDVAESGNLVDEVRSQVFEDRVYVFTPSGEVVDLPLGSTVLDFAYYIHSHVGHKCIGAKVDGRIVQFTYQVETGERIEIITSKHPNPKRDWLNPNLGYIRTSRARSKILHWFKQQDRDKNIIAGREMLETELTKSQLHIKDAQSAVERFNLVSMDDLLAGIGGGDIRLNQVVNHVQSRLRTKELSDEEVVEDLVKKSQSKSVKKAKGQVEVSGVGNLMSHIAKCCQPVPGDEIFGFITKGRGISVHRADCDQVKELVRASPERSVEVVWGENYSGGYKIRLSILANDRSGLLRDLTSVLAAEKTHVMAMSSTSDVKTQTATIELELELYNLEGLSKVLSKINQVDGVMQARRL; via the coding sequence ATGGTATCTGTTCGTGAAGCACATTTTAGCGACCCTGATTTTCAACTTGAAGAATGGGTGCAACGTTATATTAGTGATGCTTCGGAAGCTCAAATTCTTTTGGCCTTAATTGAGCGGGTCGAACTGCTCGTGGGACAAAAGAAAGACGCGAACGTTACTGTCTTAAAACGTGCGCGCGAGATGATAGAAATTCTTGCGCCGCTGAATATGGATATTGAAACACTGCAGGCCGCCATCTTGTTTGTGGTGTTTGATGCTGGGCTCATTACTCAAGAAGATATTGAAGAAGAGTTTGGCGCTAAGCTAGCCGTGTTGGTGTCGAGTGTTGAGACCATGAACGCTATTGGCGCCCTGAAAGTTGATAATCAGACTCGTAGCGGCGAGCCGCAGATCGATAATATTCGTAAGATGTTATTGGCGATGGTGGAAGATGTGCGCGCGGTGGTGATTAAACTTGCCGAACGCATCTGTTTACTTCGTGAGATTAAAAATGCCGATGAGGAGGTAAAAGTCCTTGTCGCCCGCGAGATTGCCGATATCTATGCGCCACTGGCTAACCGTCTTGGTATTGGTCAGCTTAAGTGGGAACTAGAGGATATCTCATTCCGTTACCTGCACCCGCAAACTTATAAAGATATCGCCAAGCAGCTCGATGGTAAGCGCCTCGATAGAGAAACCTTTATCGATGACTTCGTCAGCCAGTTGCAGGCGCGACTCGATAAAGATCTGATCCGCGCAAAGGTCTACGGCCGCCCTAAACATATCTACAGTATCTGGAAGAAGATGAAGGGCAAACAGCTCAAATTTGATGAGCTGTTTGACGTGCGGGCCGTGCGTATCGTGACTGACCGCCTACAAGATTGTTACGGCGCATTAGGCGTAGTGCATACACTTTGGCACCATATTCCACGTGAATTTGATGACTACGTTGCAAACCCTAAGCCAAACGGTTACCAGTCTATTCATACCGTGGTGGTTGGGCCTGAAGATAAAACAGTCGAAATTCAAATTCGCACCGAGCAGATGCATGAAGATGCTGAGCTTGGGGTTGCGGCGCACTGGAAATATAAAGAAGGTAGCGCCAGCGGTAAACAAAGCGGTTATGAAGAAAAGATTAATTGGCTGCGCAAAATCTTGCAGTGGCAAGAAGATGTGGCCGAAAGCGGTAACTTAGTCGATGAAGTTCGTAGTCAGGTATTTGAAGACCGTGTCTATGTGTTTACTCCAAGCGGCGAAGTGGTTGATTTGCCATTAGGCTCAACGGTACTGGATTTTGCTTATTACATTCACTCTCATGTGGGTCATAAGTGTATCGGTGCCAAAGTTGATGGCCGCATCGTGCAATTTACTTATCAGGTTGAGACGGGCGAGCGCATAGAGATCATTACCTCTAAGCATCCTAATCCTAAGCGAGATTGGTTAAATCCCAACTTGGGCTATATTCGTACTTCTCGTGCAAGGTCAAAAATTCTGCACTGGTTTAAACAGCAAGATAGAGATAAAAATATCATTGCTGGGCGTGAGATGCTTGAAACCGAATTAACCAAGAGTCAGTTGCATATTAAAGATGCGCAATCTGCGGTTGAGCGATTTAATCTAGTTAGTATGGACGATCTGCTCGCGGGGATTGGTGGTGGTGATATTCGCCTTAACCAAGTGGTAAATCATGTTCAGAGTCGCCTGCGGACTAAAGAGCTCAGTGATGAAGAGGTGGTTGAAGATTTAGTCAAGAAGAGCCAAAGCAAGTCGGTTAAAAAGGCCAAAGGCCAAGTTGAGGTTAGCGGCGTTGGTAACTTGATGAGCCATATCGCTAAATGTTGTCAGCCCGTACCAGGCGATGAAATTTTTGGCTTTATTACTAAAGGCCGCGGTATTTCAGTACACAGAGCCGATTGTGACCAAGTTAAAGAGTTAGTTCGGGCCTCACCAGAGCGTTCAGTTGAAGTGGTGTGGGGCGAGAACTATTCCGGTGGCTATAAAATTCGCTTAAGTATTTTGGCTAATGACCGCTCAGGACTGCTGCGAGACTTAACCTCAGTGCTAGCGGCAGAGAAAACCCACGTGATGGCGATGAGTTCGACCTCTGATGTGAAAACACAAACCGCCACCATAGAGTTAGAGCTTGAACTATATAATCTAGAGGGTTTATCAAAAGTGTTATCCAAGATAAATCAGGTTGATGGGGTCATGCAGGCCAGAAGACTGTAA
- the mazG gene encoding nucleoside triphosphate pyrophosphohydrolase, whose amino-acid sequence MTQLVGDTRPLLNIMQKLRDPETGCPWDKAQDFQTIVPFTIEEAYEVADTIERMALDELPDELGDLLFQVVFYCQLGKEQGLFDFDTVVNRICDKLTRRHPHVFEGLAATSTAEIKHNWEQLKADERSQRALNSVLDDIPLALPALSRSIKIQKRVARVGFDWAELDPVVAKIHEEIDEVLYEVKQDTVDADKVKDEMGDLLFAVVNLARHLGVEPEQALRQANQKFERRFRGVEAYAQADGRLMTEHTLTELDGYWDKVKQDEANK is encoded by the coding sequence ATGACTCAACTAGTTGGCGATACCCGCCCTCTACTTAATATTATGCAAAAGCTGCGCGACCCAGAAACAGGTTGCCCTTGGGACAAGGCACAAGACTTTCAAACAATCGTGCCATTTACTATAGAAGAAGCCTATGAGGTCGCCGATACCATAGAGCGCATGGCGCTCGATGAACTGCCTGATGAACTCGGTGACTTGCTGTTTCAGGTGGTTTTTTATTGTCAGCTGGGTAAAGAGCAGGGGCTTTTCGATTTCGATACAGTGGTTAACCGTATTTGTGACAAGCTCACCCGTCGCCATCCCCATGTATTTGAAGGCTTAGCGGCCACTAGCACGGCAGAGATAAAGCATAATTGGGAGCAACTGAAAGCAGATGAACGCAGTCAGCGCGCGTTAAACTCTGTTCTTGATGATATTCCATTGGCGCTACCAGCGTTATCACGCTCGATAAAAATCCAGAAACGAGTGGCTCGGGTTGGATTTGACTGGGCAGAACTTGATCCTGTAGTCGCAAAAATCCATGAAGAGATCGATGAAGTGCTTTATGAAGTGAAGCAAGACACGGTGGATGCAGACAAAGTAAAAGATGAGATGGGGGACTTATTGTTCGCCGTGGTGAATCTTGCTAGGCACTTAGGTGTAGAGCCAGAACAGGCATTAAGGCAAGCAAATCAAAAGTTTGAAAGGCGCTTTCGTGGCGTTGAAGCCTATGCGCAAGCCGACGGTCGATTGATGACCGAACACACATTAACAGAGCTTGATGGCTACTGGGATAAGGTTAAACAGGATGAAGCAAATAAATAA